In Ignavibacteria bacterium, a single genomic region encodes these proteins:
- a CDS encoding HU family DNA-binding protein: protein MTRAQIASKISDATGISKKEAEIVIEGFISVVIDSLSKNESVEIRGFGTFKNVVREPMKARNPKTGETIQLGKRFIPKFKVSKEFKTIVQESLTK, encoded by the coding sequence ATGACAAGAGCTCAGATAGCTTCAAAGATTTCGGATGCAACCGGTATCAGCAAGAAAGAAGCAGAAATAGTTATTGAAGGATTCATTAGTGTTGTGATTGACAGTCTTAGTAAGAATGAGAGCGTTGAGATCCGCGGATTTGGTACTTTTAAAAATGTTGTTCGCGAACCAATGAAGGCAAGGAATCCTAAGACCGGTGAAACGATTCAACTTGGAAAAAGGTTTATACCAAAGTTTAAGGTATCTAAAGAGTTTAAAACAATCGTACAAGAAAGTTTAACAAAATAA
- a CDS encoding NADH-quinone oxidoreductase subunit N, which produces MINLNDLKEIIPILIVAASALISLMIAVFSGKSKYPVYVFSLIAVLSAMIFAGLNIGKDVFIISEMMRINSVANAFHFIALLSVLLTISASKEYLEKFNVNYGEYYSLLLIALFGMQIMIYANDIILIFIGLETMSVCFYILAGLMRQRPKSNESAMKYLLLGAFITGFLLYGMSLIYGATGYTSISKIITTYTAFKSPMFLIGVALFMIGFMFKIGIFPFQMWIPDVYEGAPTIVSGMMSTAGKIAAVGTLAPIILSLDLAHYKILFSILATLTMLYGNIVALTQNNLKRLLAYSSIASAGYILVGITAMDDVANKGIAFYMLAYVFMQLGAFIVVSVFENSASDGKDFGNVTFDDYKGLAKRSPFLALVLTAFLFSLAGIPPFAGFWGKYYIFYAAIKANLVWLSVIAILLSVVSVYYYLKVIIYMWFKEPEGALSEDRNKGNTMSKLAIGISVTGTLLFGIYPELFFNFFKLIIK; this is translated from the coding sequence ATGATTAATCTTAACGACCTGAAAGAAATTATACCGATTTTAATCGTTGCAGCTTCTGCACTCATTTCTTTAATGATTGCTGTATTCTCTGGTAAATCTAAATATCCGGTTTACGTATTTTCTTTAATTGCTGTCCTTTCTGCAATGATTTTTGCAGGTTTAAATATCGGTAAGGATGTGTTTATTATTTCCGAAATGATGAGAATTAATTCCGTAGCAAATGCTTTTCACTTTATTGCACTCCTTTCGGTTTTACTTACAATTTCTGCATCAAAAGAATATCTTGAGAAATTTAATGTTAATTACGGCGAGTATTATTCTCTGCTGCTTATTGCTCTGTTTGGAATGCAGATAATGATTTATGCCAATGATATAATACTTATCTTTATAGGTCTTGAAACCATGTCAGTCTGTTTCTATATACTTGCAGGTTTGATGAGGCAGAGACCTAAATCAAACGAAAGCGCAATGAAGTATCTGCTGCTTGGCGCATTCATTACAGGTTTTCTTCTGTACGGTATGTCTTTAATTTACGGGGCTACCGGATACACGAGTATCTCAAAAATAATTACTACATATACAGCTTTTAAGTCTCCCATGTTCCTGATTGGTGTCGCATTATTCATGATCGGCTTTATGTTTAAGATAGGTATATTTCCATTCCAGATGTGGATTCCTGATGTTTACGAAGGTGCACCTACAATCGTATCCGGTATGATGTCAACCGCCGGAAAGATTGCAGCAGTCGGAACCCTTGCACCCATTATTCTGTCCCTTGACCTTGCTCATTATAAAATATTATTCTCAATTCTCGCTACACTTACTATGCTGTATGGAAACATTGTGGCACTAACACAGAATAACTTAAAAAGACTTCTTGCTTATTCTTCAATAGCAAGTGCAGGTTACATTCTTGTTGGCATTACTGCTATGGATGACGTTGCGAACAAGGGAATAGCATTCTACATGCTTGCTTATGTTTTTATGCAGCTCGGTGCTTTCATCGTCGTTTCTGTATTCGAAAATTCAGCTTCAGATGGTAAGGATTTTGGTAACGTTACATTCGATGATTACAAAGGGCTCGCTAAAAGAAGTCCGTTTCTTGCATTAGTACTGACAGCTTTTCTATTCTCCTTAGCGGGTATTCCGCCGTTCGCAGGATTCTGGGGTAAGTACTATATATTCTATGCAGCAATAAAAGCTAATCTTGTCTGGCTTTCTGTAATAGCAATTTTATTAAGTGTTGTATCAGTTTACTACTATTTGAAAGTAATAATATATATGTGGTTTAAGGAACCGGAAGGTGCGCTGTCAGAGGACAGGAATAAAGGTAACACAATGTCAAAGCTTGCAATTGGAATCTCAGTCACAGGTACTCTTTTATTTGGCATTTATCCGGAATTATTCTTTAATTTCTTTAAGTTGATTATTAAATAA
- a CDS encoding PASTA domain-containing protein, which yields MFKKLGIILIIIVGFGLFFNSLLMPWYVKHAELTKVPNVTGLNFLDAKKVLEESGLDVKQGDIRYDENKPIGLVLDQAPGVDETVKKGRRVYLTVCGGEQLIDVPRLIGKSERDARFTLVQRNLTPGEIVRKFTAEQPEDFVISQIIQPGSKVKKGTKVDLIISNGPVIGDIIIPDLIGKKLADAQKILLEKKLKVGKVTYQSSDLPVGQIMDQYPKKDKSAKENTSVDLFVAKKKSEVIKEPDEVGDNGNMEPLDNNTNKIEPKKNKTVPAEDKVKEKQDNGMDKSKEKSPTEKLNGKPTNTDKSKEKSTTTDKSKEKKENN from the coding sequence ATGTTTAAAAAACTCGGTATAATACTCATTATTATCGTCGGATTTGGACTGTTTTTCAACAGTTTACTCATGCCGTGGTACGTTAAGCATGCTGAACTTACTAAGGTTCCAAACGTTACCGGTCTGAATTTTCTCGACGCTAAAAAAGTTCTCGAAGAATCAGGGCTTGACGTAAAGCAGGGTGATATTCGCTATGATGAAAATAAACCTATCGGACTTGTTCTCGATCAGGCTCCCGGTGTCGATGAAACAGTAAAAAAGGGAAGACGCGTTTATTTAACTGTATGCGGTGGCGAACAGCTTATTGATGTTCCTCGCCTTATTGGTAAATCAGAACGCGACGCTCGTTTCACTCTTGTACAAAGAAATCTTACACCGGGTGAGATTGTAAGAAAGTTTACCGCAGAGCAACCTGAGGATTTCGTTATTTCACAGATTATTCAACCCGGCAGTAAAGTTAAAAAGGGAACTAAGGTTGACCTGATAATAAGCAATGGTCCTGTTATTGGTGATATTATTATTCCTGACCTTATCGGAAAAAAACTCGCAGATGCACAGAAGATTTTACTCGAGAAGAAATTAAAAGTAGGTAAAGTTACTTATCAGTCAAGCGACCTGCCGGTCGGTCAAATTATGGACCAGTATCCCAAGAAGGATAAATCTGCGAAGGAAAATACATCTGTTGACCTTTTTGTTGCTAAAAAGAAATCCGAAGTTATTAAAGAACCTGATGAAGTGGGAGATAACGGGAATATGGAGCCGCTGGATAATAATACAAATAAGATTGAACCTAAGAAAAATAAGACTGTACCCGCAGAAGATAAGGTAAAAGAAAAGCAGGATAACGGCATGGATAAATCTAAAGAGAAATCTCCGACTGAGAAATTGAACGGTAAACCTACGAACACAGATAAATCTAAAGAAAAATCAACTACAACGGATAAATCCAAAGAAAAGAAGGAGAATAACTGA
- a CDS encoding tetratricopeptide repeat protein gives MKSLKVLIVSFILLGAMSFYLGGCSPAETTTGKLAYQQKNWEKAAAELTKGLAIDKTDAEAWYMLGYAQTELGNFKEGADAFKQATSLSADYNNLIKNYWIDKYNAGINSFNSGTKELGKKNTEIANNHFKEAIKSLTAATGIIPDSISAFQLMADSYNYMGETDKALNIYQSILDKSKSKEDAIQIGKLMYQNGLKLRQAEDYEKALSVFQKVITIPYLPKDNVYYESSLFNCGFANYQMAVKKATDNKPKSEYEPQLKECVKYMEQVTATSKNKDLLKDTYEILVNAYDALGDEAKSDEAQQKKNALQ, from the coding sequence ATGAAATCATTAAAAGTTTTAATAGTATCTTTTATACTACTTGGAGCAATGTCATTTTATTTAGGAGGATGTTCTCCGGCTGAAACAACAACGGGCAAGCTTGCTTACCAGCAAAAGAACTGGGAAAAAGCAGCAGCTGAATTAACAAAGGGTCTTGCAATTGATAAAACAGATGCCGAAGCATGGTATATGCTTGGTTATGCACAAACAGAACTTGGTAATTTTAAAGAAGGAGCGGATGCTTTCAAGCAAGCAACTTCGCTATCTGCGGATTACAACAACCTGATTAAAAATTACTGGATTGACAAGTATAATGCGGGTATTAATTCTTTTAACAGCGGTACTAAGGAACTCGGCAAGAAAAATACTGAGATAGCAAATAATCATTTCAAGGAAGCGATTAAATCATTAACTGCAGCAACCGGTATTATTCCTGACAGTATATCTGCATTCCAGTTAATGGCAGATTCATATAATTACATGGGTGAAACCGATAAAGCACTCAATATATATCAAAGCATACTTGACAAATCAAAAAGTAAAGAAGATGCGATACAGATTGGAAAACTTATGTATCAGAACGGCTTAAAGCTGAGACAAGCGGAAGATTACGAGAAAGCTTTGTCAGTATTTCAGAAAGTTATCACCATACCTTATCTTCCAAAGGACAACGTATATTACGAAAGTTCACTATTCAACTGTGGGTTTGCCAACTATCAGATGGCAGTAAAAAAAGCTACAGATAACAAACCTAAATCAGAATATGAGCCGCAGCTTAAAGAATGTGTTAAGTATATGGAACAGGTGACCGCAACGTCAAAGAACAAAGATTTACTCAAGGACACTTACGAGATATTAGTGAATGCATACGATGCATTAGGTGACGAGGCTAAATCGGATGAGGCTCAACAAAAGAAAAACGCACTGCAATAA
- the rpe gene encoding ribulose-phosphate 3-epimerase has product MKMICPSILSADFAKLAEEIKEVELGGADVIHCDIMDGHFVPNITFGPDVVAKVNSITGLPLDVHLMIENADKYVPAFAEAGADFISVHFENNYHLNRLLNKIKSLGVKAGVVLNPATPVDMLKNILEYSDFVLLMSVNPGFGGQKFIPNSIDKIIELKQMVNKYNPECLIEIDGGIGLDNIKLVSDAGVNMFVCGASVFKAIDRFGVIKEMKRLVS; this is encoded by the coding sequence ATGAAAATGATTTGCCCTTCAATATTGTCTGCAGATTTTGCTAAACTGGCTGAGGAAATAAAAGAAGTTGAGCTGGGCGGTGCTGATGTTATTCATTGCGATATTATGGATGGACATTTTGTTCCGAATATTACATTCGGTCCGGACGTTGTTGCAAAAGTGAATTCAATAACAGGTCTCCCCCTCGATGTTCATCTTATGATTGAAAACGCTGATAAATATGTACCGGCTTTTGCAGAAGCCGGAGCTGATTTTATTTCTGTTCATTTTGAAAACAACTATCATTTGAACAGACTTCTGAACAAAATTAAGTCACTCGGTGTTAAAGCAGGTGTGGTGCTCAATCCCGCTACCCCGGTTGATATGCTTAAGAATATTCTCGAGTACTCTGATTTCGTCCTTTTGATGAGTGTTAATCCGGGTTTCGGCGGGCAAAAGTTTATCCCGAATTCCATAGATAAAATTATTGAACTGAAACAAATGGTGAATAAGTACAATCCCGAATGTCTTATTGAAATTGACGGTGGTATTGGTCTGGATAACATTAAGCTCGTTTCCGACGCAGGTGTCAATATGTTCGTCTGCGGAGCTTCTGTTTTTAAGGCAATTGACAGGTTTGGTGTTATTAAAGAAATGAAAAGGCTTGTTTCTTAA
- a CDS encoding glutamine--tRNA ligase/YqeY domain fusion protein, which translates to MEENTNTPSNFIREIINEDLKENKNNGKVHTRFPPEPNGYLHIGHAKSICLNFGIARDYTGLCNLRFDDTNPVKEDIEYVDSIIEDVKWLGFDWDDRMYYASDYFNKMYEFAVQMINDGNAYVDSSTPGEIKNQKGTPTEPGINSPFRNRSVEENLRMFEDMKAGKYEDGEHILRAKIDMASPNMHMRDPVIYRIKKATHHNTGDKWCIYPMYDYAHPISDWIEGITHSLCTLEFEVHRPLYDWFLQVLKLENLPRQIEFARLNLSYTVMSKRKLLELVQENRVSGWDDPRMPTICGLRRRGYTPVSIRNFADKIGVAKRDALTDVALLEHSVREDLNKHAPRVMAVLNPLKVVITNYPDGQTEEMTTINNPEDESMGTRIIPFSKEIYIEQEDFQEFPHKKFHRLYPGNEVRLKSAYIIKCNNVIKNDKGDIIELHCTYDPETKSGSGSPRSVKGTIHWVSIKHAINAEVRLYDRLFTVEDPAGDEEKDFREFLNPHSLDVISNCYIEPELAKAKAGDKYQFTRLGYFCVDPLSTIERLVFNRTVPLKDSWSKVGK; encoded by the coding sequence ATGGAAGAAAACACAAATACTCCTTCAAATTTTATTCGTGAGATTATTAACGAAGACCTAAAGGAAAATAAAAATAACGGTAAAGTACATACACGATTTCCGCCGGAACCCAACGGTTATCTGCACATCGGTCATGCGAAATCAATCTGCCTTAACTTTGGTATTGCACGCGATTACACAGGGCTTTGTAACCTGCGTTTTGACGATACAAACCCGGTAAAAGAAGATATAGAGTATGTTGATTCCATAATAGAGGATGTTAAGTGGCTTGGTTTTGATTGGGATGACAGAATGTACTATGCCTCGGATTATTTTAATAAGATGTATGAATTTGCCGTGCAAATGATAAATGACGGCAATGCTTATGTTGATTCCTCCACTCCCGGCGAGATTAAAAATCAGAAAGGTACACCAACCGAACCCGGAATTAATTCTCCTTTCAGAAACCGTTCCGTTGAGGAAAACCTTAGAATGTTTGAAGATATGAAAGCAGGGAAATATGAGGACGGTGAACATATTCTCAGAGCTAAAATCGATATGGCTTCTCCTAACATGCACATGCGCGACCCGGTTATATACAGAATTAAAAAAGCAACTCATCATAATACTGGTGATAAGTGGTGCATTTATCCTATGTACGATTATGCACATCCTATTTCCGATTGGATTGAAGGTATTACTCACTCACTATGTACCCTTGAGTTTGAAGTGCATCGACCTTTATATGATTGGTTCTTGCAGGTTCTTAAACTTGAGAATCTTCCGCGTCAGATTGAATTTGCAAGATTAAACCTCTCTTACACTGTAATGAGCAAACGCAAACTTCTTGAACTCGTTCAGGAAAATCGTGTATCGGGCTGGGACGACCCAAGAATGCCGACTATATGCGGCTTACGAAGAAGAGGATATACACCTGTATCAATCAGGAATTTTGCGGATAAAATCGGAGTTGCGAAGCGTGACGCTTTAACAGATGTTGCACTCCTTGAACACAGTGTACGGGAAGACCTTAACAAACATGCTCCGCGTGTCATGGCAGTACTGAATCCTTTAAAAGTTGTAATTACTAACTATCCGGATGGACAAACAGAAGAGATGACTACAATAAATAATCCTGAAGATGAATCAATGGGCACAAGGATTATTCCGTTCTCAAAAGAAATCTATATTGAGCAGGAAGACTTTCAGGAGTTCCCTCATAAGAAATTTCACAGGCTTTATCCGGGTAATGAAGTAAGATTGAAATCAGCTTACATTATAAAATGCAATAATGTAATTAAGAATGATAAAGGAGATATTATCGAACTGCATTGCACTTATGACCCGGAAACGAAAAGCGGTTCAGGCAGCCCAAGAAGCGTTAAAGGTACTATTCACTGGGTGTCTATTAAGCACGCAATTAACGCAGAAGTCAGACTATATGACAGGTTGTTTACTGTTGAAGACCCCGCAGGCGATGAAGAAAAGGATTTCAGAGAATTCCTTAATCCTCATTCTTTGGATGTTATAAGTAATTGTTATATTGAACCTGAACTCGCAAAAGCTAAAGCAGGGGATAAGTATCAGTTTACTCGATTGGGATATTTTTGTGTTGATCCTTTGTCTACAATTGAAAGACTCGTTTTCAATAGAACTGTTCCATTAAAAGATTCCTGGTCAAAGGTAGGTAAGTAA
- the rsgA gene encoding ribosome small subunit-dependent GTPase A, whose product MGLEDLGFNENLKRIRAEENVSGFEIGRVIAEHKERYVVMNDKGVVDAEITGNMRFNANDREDYPAVGDWVAVTTYDSDFAVIHKILPRFSIIKRKAVGQFGGIQIIAANIDFAFLVLAVDRDFNLNRLERYLTICNTSNVKPVIILSKIDLTDEKGLNEILESVNARIKDVPLIALSNETKSGYDALNKFIEKGKTYCLLGSSGVGKSTLLNNLAGKSVMKTDAISESTNRGKHVTSHRELIILENGGILIDNPGMREVGIADAECGLEITFDKIYKLSENCRFKDCTHKQEKGCAVLEAVENGELDIDSYQNYLKMVKEKEYFESTVSERRIKEKRFGKMLKNYWKTKKKNNF is encoded by the coding sequence TTGGGATTAGAGGATTTGGGATTTAATGAGAATCTTAAAAGAATCAGAGCTGAAGAAAATGTTTCAGGCTTTGAAATCGGGAGAGTAATAGCAGAGCATAAGGAGAGGTATGTGGTTATGAATGATAAGGGTGTGGTTGACGCTGAGATTACGGGCAACATGCGTTTTAATGCTAACGACAGAGAAGATTATCCCGCCGTTGGTGATTGGGTCGCCGTGACAACTTATGATTCGGATTTTGCTGTTATTCATAAAATCCTTCCGAGATTTTCTATAATTAAAAGAAAGGCAGTTGGGCAGTTTGGGGGAATTCAGATTATTGCAGCGAATATTGATTTTGCATTCTTGGTTCTGGCAGTTGATAGGGATTTTAACCTTAACAGACTGGAAAGATACCTGACAATCTGCAACACATCAAATGTAAAGCCGGTTATAATTCTAAGCAAAATTGATTTAACTGATGAAAAAGGCTTGAATGAAATTCTGGAAAGTGTAAACGCACGCATTAAAGATGTTCCCTTGATTGCATTAAGCAATGAAACGAAAAGTGGATATGATGCATTAAATAAATTTATTGAAAAGGGGAAAACTTATTGTCTGCTTGGTTCTTCTGGAGTAGGTAAATCTACTTTGCTGAATAACCTTGCGGGAAAATCTGTTATGAAAACCGATGCGATCAGCGAGAGCACAAACAGAGGTAAGCACGTTACATCGCATAGGGAATTAATTATTCTTGAGAATGGTGGAATACTGATTGATAATCCCGGTATGAGGGAGGTGGGGATCGCAGACGCTGAATGCGGGCTGGAAATAACATTCGATAAAATCTATAAGCTCTCGGAAAACTGCAGGTTCAAAGATTGTACTCATAAGCAGGAGAAGGGCTGCGCTGTTCTTGAAGCTGTTGAAAATGGAGAACTGGATATAGATTCATACCAAAACTATCTGAAAATGGTTAAGGAAAAAGAATATTTTGAATCTACAGTTTCAGAAAGACGAATCAAAGAAAAACGTTTCGGGAAGATGTTGAAGAACTATTGGAAAACTAAAAAGAAGAATAACTTCTGA
- a CDS encoding YdeI/OmpD-associated family protein, with protein MTPAFFKNTGDFRKWLKANHKKETELIVGFYKKDSGKYNMSWSDAVDEALCFGWIDSTRRSVDSISYSTRFTPRKKTSNWSAINIAKVEALTKAGKMMPAGIEAFKNRKVEKSKVYSFENNTNLLSPELEKRFKTRKSSYEFFLKQAPSYRKIVVHWIMSAKKEETRMARLEKAIKHSKEGKRVSFM; from the coding sequence ATGACACCTGCATTCTTTAAAAATACGGGGGATTTCAGGAAGTGGCTGAAAGCAAACCATAAGAAAGAAACGGAACTGATTGTCGGCTTTTATAAAAAGGACAGCGGCAAGTATAATATGTCTTGGTCGGATGCTGTGGATGAAGCTCTTTGTTTCGGCTGGATTGATAGTACTCGCAGGTCTGTTGATTCCATTTCTTATTCTACCCGCTTCACACCGAGAAAGAAGACGAGTAATTGGAGTGCGATTAATATTGCTAAGGTGGAAGCATTGACGAAAGCTGGAAAGATGATGCCGGCAGGAATTGAAGCTTTTAAGAATCGTAAAGTAGAAAAGTCGAAAGTATATAGTTTTGAGAATAATACAAATCTTCTCAGCCCTGAACTTGAAAAGAGGTTTAAAACAAGGAAATCTTCTTATGAGTTCTTCCTTAAACAAGCACCTTCTTACAGGAAAATAGTTGTGCACTGGATTATGTCTGCTAAGAAAGAGGAAACAAGAATGGCAAGACTTGAAAAAGCGATTAAGCATAGCAAAGAGGGTAAGAGAGTGAGCTTTATGTAG
- a CDS encoding T9SS type A sorting domain-containing protein, which yields MYEGLSWTNQIIQTSSGINSIFFSNHTTGYLTVANEIYKTTNGGVGIINISTEIPNEYKLFQNYPNPFNPKTVIRFQLPVASDVSLKVYDVQGREVQTLVNERMQAGTYETAFDGSNLSSGVYFCRIQAGDFTSVKRMVLIK from the coding sequence ATGTACGAGGGTCTTTCCTGGACTAATCAAATAATACAAACGTCGAGTGGAATAAACTCAATTTTCTTTTCCAATCATACAACAGGATATTTGACAGTAGCAAATGAGATTTATAAAACGACAAACGGAGGAGTTGGAATAATCAACATTTCAACGGAAATACCAAATGAGTATAAACTTTTTCAAAACTACCCCAACCCATTCAATCCGAAAACAGTTATCCGTTTTCAGCTGCCCGTTGCAAGCGATGTATCTCTTAAGGTCTATGATGTGCAGGGACGCGAAGTGCAGACGCTTGTGAACGAAAGGATGCAGGCGGGAACATACGAAACAGCGTTTGACGGAAGCAATCTTTCAAGCGGTGTTTATTTTTGCAGAATTCAAGCAGGCGATTTTACAAGTGTAAAGCGTATGGTGCTAATCAAATAA
- the sppA gene encoding signal peptide peptidase SppA → MSNGNSKSGARWFWGIFISILVIALIFTGTSIIIFSMALVKTSDKNFEYEEIRSGREKIAVVELDFTIIDSAPIVRQFKKYREDKSIKAIVLHVNSPGGGVAASQEMYEEVKKTRESGKPVIVSFGSIAASGGYYVACGGSLIVSNPGSLTGSIGVIISIANFKELADKIGIKDVTYKSGDLKDSGNPLRDVNEKDREYFQEIVDDSYEQFLDVVSKERKIDKEELRSIASGRVYTGRQAKDLRLVDSIGTYEDAIRIAGEIAKIEGEPAIVKEKRRMNIFDYIIENTTNNQIKILKEEVYNEFLNKPVLQYKFER, encoded by the coding sequence ATGAGTAACGGCAACAGTAAAAGCGGAGCGCGTTGGTTCTGGGGAATATTCATAAGCATTTTAGTAATTGCTTTGATATTCACGGGAACATCGATAATAATATTTTCGATGGCACTCGTAAAGACAAGCGACAAGAATTTTGAATACGAAGAAATCCGTTCAGGAAGAGAAAAGATTGCTGTCGTTGAGCTTGACTTTACGATAATTGACTCAGCGCCTATTGTCCGGCAGTTCAAGAAATACCGCGAAGATAAGAGCATTAAGGCGATTGTACTTCACGTAAATTCACCCGGAGGCGGAGTAGCTGCCTCACAGGAAATGTACGAAGAAGTAAAGAAGACAAGAGAATCGGGAAAGCCGGTTATTGTTTCATTCGGATCAATAGCAGCAAGCGGCGGATATTATGTCGCATGCGGCGGGAGCTTAATTGTTTCAAATCCCGGGTCTTTAACCGGCAGCATAGGAGTAATTATCTCTATTGCTAACTTTAAAGAACTTGCGGATAAGATTGGTATTAAGGATGTTACGTATAAGAGCGGCGATTTGAAAGATTCCGGCAATCCATTAAGAGATGTAAATGAAAAAGACAGAGAGTATTTTCAGGAAATAGTTGACGACAGCTATGAACAATTTCTTGATGTAGTCTCAAAAGAAAGAAAGATTGATAAAGAAGAACTTCGCAGTATAGCAAGCGGAAGAGTCTATACGGGAAGACAGGCAAAAGATTTAAGGCTTGTAGATTCGATTGGTACGTATGAAGATGCCATCAGAATAGCCGGAGAGATTGCAAAGATAGAAGGAGAGCCGGCAATAGTGAAAGAAAAGCGCCGCATGAATATTTTCGATTATATAATTGAAAACACTACAAACAATCAGATTAAAATATTAAAGGAAGAAGTTTATAACGAATTCCTTAATAAACCTGTTTTGCAATATAAATTCGAAAGGTAA
- a CDS encoding NAD(P)H-hydrate dehydratase has translation MKNVFYNADVLEAEKKLMEKYNIPSVLLMENAGVNSAKIIWEILLREKCNRIVILAGKGNNAGDGFVLARSLYNYCLSQEVFVPINLFLCYPPESLKGDALTNFNIVKELFKSDYYEVTSDIERLNDILDAENEKILFVDAIFGIGFIGELDEYIKNIFSDITQYSNEKFVVALDTPSGLNNWSDSNDCLKADVTISMGVRKMNTMFYEGRNVSGELKVVDIGLPCEKFDEFNLKNIHLFEKEDTCFEEAIRDRNSHKYNNGKLFILAGSEGFSGAAYLSAQSALRTGNGAVVLGIPESLNPSMEAKTTEVITLPLKSEKYFTNDSIDIVTKKIEWSDAVLLGPGIGRESATMSFVRSVVKRFSKNFVIDADGIFAFKDNLDFLKKGKCSIVLTPHFGEFANLLGITVDELKPDFINIAKKFASDYNVVLVLKNSPTIITDGNIVFINSTGRENLATIGSGDVLSGIISSLVSQMKDVPLINVASSGVYLHGYCGDKLYKSYGCSGTIAGDLIDTIPAAKNEILKSYNI, from the coding sequence ATGAAAAATGTTTTTTACAATGCAGATGTTCTTGAAGCTGAGAAGAAACTCATGGAAAAGTACAATATCCCTTCGGTTCTTCTTATGGAAAATGCAGGTGTTAATTCTGCAAAGATAATTTGGGAAATTCTTTTACGCGAGAAATGTAACCGTATTGTTATACTCGCCGGAAAGGGTAATAATGCAGGCGATGGATTCGTTTTAGCACGTTCCCTTTATAATTATTGTCTCAGCCAGGAAGTATTCGTACCCATTAACCTGTTTCTTTGCTATCCGCCCGAATCCTTAAAAGGTGATGCTTTAACTAATTTCAATATTGTAAAAGAACTTTTTAAAAGCGACTATTACGAAGTTACCTCCGATATAGAAAGACTAAATGACATTCTTGATGCTGAGAACGAAAAGATACTGTTTGTAGACGCAATTTTTGGTATCGGTTTTATTGGTGAACTCGACGAATACATAAAGAATATATTCTCCGATATTACTCAATATTCAAACGAAAAATTCGTAGTTGCTCTCGATACTCCGTCCGGTTTAAACAATTGGTCTGATTCAAATGATTGCCTTAAAGCCGATGTAACTATATCAATGGGAGTCAGGAAAATGAACACTATGTTCTATGAAGGAAGAAATGTCTCGGGCGAATTGAAAGTAGTCGATATCGGTCTCCCTTGCGAAAAATTCGATGAGTTTAATCTTAAAAATATTCATCTTTTTGAAAAGGAAGATACTTGTTTTGAGGAAGCAATTAGAGACAGGAATTCTCATAAATATAACAACGGAAAACTCTTTATTCTTGCGGGTTCAGAGGGTTTCAGCGGTGCTGCCTATCTTTCAGCTCAGTCCGCTCTCAGAACTGGAAATGGTGCTGTCGTTCTTGGTATCCCCGAATCTCTTAATCCTTCTATGGAAGCTAAAACTACTGAAGTTATAACTCTTCCTTTGAAATCTGAAAAATACTTTACAAACGATTCAATCGACATCGTAACAAAAAAGATAGAATGGAGCGACGCTGTATTGCTCGGTCCCGGTATCGGAAGGGAAAGTGCTACAATGTCTTTTGTAAGAAGTGTTGTGAAGAGATTCAGCAAAAACTTTGTTATTGATGCAGACGGTATTTTTGCTTTTAAAGACAATCTTGATTTTTTGAAAAAGGGAAAGTGTTCAATCGTGCTGACTCCCCATTTCGGTGAGTTCGCAAATTTACTCGGTATTACTGTAGATGAGCTTAAACCCGATTTTATAAATATTGCTAAAAAGTTTGCTTCCGATTATAATGTTGTTTTAGTTCTGAAGAATTCTCCGACTATTATAACTGACGGCAATATCGTATTTATTAATTCAACAGGGCGCGAAAATCTTGCAACCATCGGAAGCGGAGACGTTTTATCGGGAATAATATCCTCACTCGTTTCTCAGATGAAAGATGTTCCTTTGATTAATGTTGCCTCTTCGGGAGTATATCTTCACGGATATTGCGGAGATAAGCTTTACAAGTCGTACGGCTGCAGCGGAACAATTGCCGGCGACCTGATTGATACTATACCTGCTGCTAAAAATGAAATTTTAAAAAGTTATAATATTTAA